The Magnolia sinica isolate HGM2019 chromosome 3, MsV1, whole genome shotgun sequence genome includes the window CAGGTCTGATACGCCACACATAATCTAATGAGGTTTACCTGAAGTTAACAGGCTATGGGATAGTTGGTGCCATTTGACAGAAACTGAAAGTCGTTTCACTCCATCAAGTACTGATTTTGGTTTGTAGAAAATGGTGTCATAATGCCATTTGGTGTTGCGTCCAAAATGGGcctaatggttaggatcatccctaATTAGGGTTACATCTTGTCCAGTATAGGGCCCAGATAGAACCAATAATGGATCTGGATTTCATTCATGTGTACCACAGACCTATTTTTTGaatatttgaaaaagaaaaataaaaatgattcaAAACATGGCCAGGCTGACTGATTTCATcaagatgaaaaacaaacatgATTTGGTTGACTGAGATTTGACTCACCAAAACTCTAATTGGTGTTTAAAACTTGAAACCAAGTTACTCGACTTGACAGACTTGTGAGTCAGAGTCGAGTTTTTGAGTTGTAGAACTATGGACAGTGCTTGGTAATATAGATAACGTTGGACATTCTCCAACTTCATTTGAGTAACTTTAAGACGATTATTCCCTTTCCTTGCAGAAGGATTTACTCAACGAGGAAGAACAGAAACATCAGATAAAGATCCTAGCATTTATTTTCAATGAATCACATAGATACAACAAATTGATCATCTATCAGCTTCAGAAACAACATATTGAGATTGAACTTACCATCAATATTCAGCAACAAGAAAATGACCACAAAGATCCAAAGGAAGGAACTGCAATGACAATGAATTGCAAGGAAGCCGAATTTcagaacaataaaataaaaaagaagcagAAGCATTcatcaacaaaaaaaagaagaagcagccAGCAGACTAGCGGGTCCACTGTTCAAAATGAGAATGCAATGGTAACAGGTCTGATATACTATTGTTAATTTCTCAAATCAGGGCAGATTTTGCTGATACAAACAGGCCCCAAGCCTTGAATGTTTAAGAATCTAATCAATACACCAAAAGCCCTAGACTGATGGAACTCAACAAGCTAGACTATTTAAACCATTCAGATTGTAACATTGAGAAAATACTATCAGACACTGTTAATATACCTTATTCCAACGACTTTCTTGAAATCGGCTTCAAGGGCTCGTATCATGTACTTGTGGAAATTGAATTTCGGGTTTCCCCTGCAATGCATCTGCACCAGAAATaacatggatggaaaataagaacTCCCAAAGAAataaaaccacaaaaaaaaaaaaaaaaaaaaaaaaaaacccatctacGCTAAAGAAATGAGTCATCAATATTtattgaattttcaaattgattGTTTACCATGATGAAACCAAGTCGTAGTGTGATGTAGTCTGTTTTGTTCACAGATGCATAGAATTGCTTGATAAAACAATGCTGAAGAAATAATACAATTAATCATTGGAAGTAAAACACAAGCACATAACAATACTTGCTCTTAGGACAGAACTGTCGGTTGCTACAACACGAGGCATGGCTAGCATTGCAAATGGGACAGCCCATGTCGGGCCCATTTGCCACCCTAGGCATGACAACAATACAAAGCAGCCAATATTAGCAAAGCAAGGAAAGTCCATGTTAGAGTCTGCATATTGCCGAATGTAGAAGCCATTAGGACCAAAGTTTTCAGTTTTAGATCCAAGATACATCCAAATACAATAGCCTTAATTGTTTGGATGTCCACCAAATCTGTTTCTGATGGAATATAATCATCTACTAAATTATGCATTTTGGGAACCCCCAAAGCATGAATGTAAGCCCAAAATGCGTATGGGTGGGCCAAGCATTGATTTCCCCACTTAATCGTGGGTAAGATAGAAATGATTCAGaaccattttttaaaatctctcGACGACTTCAGGCTTCATCCAAATATAATAAATAGCATTGGGTAACTGTTTGGATGTCCACCAAATCTGTTTCTAGTTGAATACCATCATGGAATTGATAAGCATCCACCAAATTCTGCATTTGGGGCACCCCCAAAACATGCACAGGTGCACTTGTCAGTAGCATCTAAGCATTTGGGGCACTCCAAAATGCGTTTGGGTGTGCTTGTCGGTAGTCTCCAAGCATTCATTTTCACTCTGAATTTTGGGTTAGATAGAAATGATTTGGAACCATTTATTTTAATCTATCAAGGACTTCAggatgcatccaaacatgcccctgGGAAACAAATCAACCAAAAAGGATGAAATAACATACCATCCAACTTAGTATGGCGGAATATTTTCCAGTGCCCAAAAAATGTTGCCGGATGAAAACGTGTTGATGCACTTGTGTGATATTTGAAACCAAAGCTGCATATAAGATTCTCAGGTAATAAAATTTGCAGACAAATTGTAGTGAGACatcactttaaaaaataaataaataaataaaattgaacaTCTGAAAGTATTACGCCTGTTTGTATCATGGTCCTCTTTCGCGATCTCATCCTCCCAACGCTTCCATTGACGTATCTAAGCCAAGGCAGAGAAAAGCAAAGAAATGGTCGAAAATGCCCACGACAACAACACTGTTGGAATTGGAATTTAGAGGGGGCTTAAGCTAGTTAGGCAGTTACCTTTGCACTTGCCAAAATCATAGTGAGAAGGCAGAAAACAACGTGGACGATTGCaagaatgaagatgaagatgtgcAGCTTATGCAGTGCTTTGTATGATAGAAATGGAACCATCCCCTGAAAAATACATCAGACCTCTTGATTCTCAGACTGGAATTGAAACTACAAGCAGGGGAAATTGAAGCAGAGCTCAGTGCACTCAAATTGGGCATATGGGGTTCATCCAggatttggaccattcatcaggtgggtcccacagtggatGGATAACTATCAGCGGATTGTACGGATTCGATGATCATAGGTCTCAAATGGGTGGGTCATTTCCAGTTTAATTAAGAAGCTGTTACTGATCAAAATGGCCATTTGTCTGAATTGAATCCAGCACACCAGATTATTAAATTGGCGAACTGCTACCCCATTACAAGCTGAGGAATCATGCAATCCCCACCAGAAGGATATTGCTCAGCTCTTGAACTTGTACTAatggccattgatctgatggaccataCAGTACATGGGCCATACCCCAAATCACCCATATTGgtagatcctcaccatccaatctttgtccctttttttttcttatgaaaTGTGATCTAATGGTGTGTTTTCTCTATCAAAACTTTGATCTTCAGACAACTAGATCAAAGGATCAGACCTATCCAATAGGAGTGATTTTCAGGGCATGATCCATCCAAGGTGGGGACCATCTGGCCAATGGTCTGCATACCATCTTCAAGAAAAGGAATTAAGTAACAAATGATAATTGAGACAATGCATTGCATTTTATATCTTATAATCAGCTAATTCGGACATGGTGATCTGTACATTACCTTCTTAGTGCAGTGGTCCCCTTTGGATTCTTCAGCGAGGAGGTGTCTCCCACTGTTCGAGAGGTCTGGCTGTTTTTCCTTCTTGCAAGGAAGCATGTGGACGGTCAGACTCTTCGAGATGCAAATACGGCTCACTGGATCTTGGAAGACTGTCAAGAGAAGCGAGATGAATCCCATTATCATCAGCTCTGCATAGACATACAAACATATTCAGCATATTTTCAACTTCTTCTTtcatggagagggagagagaacccATCAATCCAACTACTTCAAAGAAAACCCGAGTTCCAAAATTTCattacaatacacacacacacacacacacacacacacacacacacacacagagagagagagagagagagagagagagagagagagatgaccatCTTTCACTTTCTGTAAGGCTTCGAATAGTGACTTctgattcttcttcttcaagtacTGTTGAGGGAAAAGAAATACACAGAAACTGAtgagtatgagagagagagagagagagagagagagagagagagagggggggggggggggggtgggggtgggtGCATGCCTTTCCAAGGAAATatagggtagagagagagagagagagagagagagagagagagagagagagagagggagggtgcaTGCCTTtccaaggaaatgaaggaagcgCTCGAGAGCGAGAGATATGACGACCATAAGGGAGCAAACGACAGCTACGATCCATGTTGGTGTGTGTTCTAGCGGCGTTGGGTCGTCTTTTCCGTCccccaccatctctctctctctctctctctctctctctctctcttgtaatgaAGTTTTTGGAACTTCGGTTTTCTTAGTTGAGGTAGTCgataggctctctctctctctctctctctctctctgtatggaAAAACCAGCATAGACAGAGGCAGAAGAGAAGGGA containing:
- the LOC131240295 gene encoding MLO-like protein 1 isoform X3, which encodes MVGDGKDDPTPLEHTPTWIVAVVCSLMVVISLALERFLHFLGKYLKKKNQKSLFEALQKVKDELMIMGFISLLLTVFQDPVSRICISKSLTVHMLPCKKEKQPDLSNSGRHLLAEESKGDHCTKKGMVPFLSYKALHKLHIFIFILAIVHVVFCLLTMILASAKIRQWKRWEDEIAKEDHDTNRPLVSNITQVHQHVFIRQHFLGTGKYSAILSWMHCFIKQFYASVNKTDYITLRLGFIMMHCRGNPKFNFHKYMIRALEADFKKVVGISSFLWIFVVIFLLLNIDGWHTYFWIAFIPLILLLAVGTKMEHVMTQLANEVAEKHIAVEGELVVRPSDENFWFNRPKIVLSLIHFILFQNAFEIAFFFWILGDYSVTLQLQYLTALCHCHPDGEFIQEGDIR
- the LOC131240295 gene encoding MLO-like protein 1 isoform X1; amino-acid sequence: MVGDGKDDPTPLEHTPTWIVAVVCSLMVVISLALERFLHFLGKYLKKKNQKSLFEALQKVKDELMIMGFISLLLTVFQDPVSRICISKSLTVHMLPCKKEKQPDLSNSGRHLLAEESKGDHCTKKGMVPFLSYKALHKLHIFIFILAIVHVVFCLLTMILASAKIRQWKRWEDEIAKEDHDTNRPLVSNITQVHQHVFIRQHFLGTGKYSAILSWMHCFIKQFYASVNKTDYITLRLGFIMMHCRGNPKFNFHKYMIRALEADFKKVVGISSFLWIFVVIFLLLNIDGWHTYFWIAFIPLILLLAVGTKMEHVMTQLANEVAEKHIAVEGELVVRPSDENFWFNRPKIVLSLIHFILFQNAFEIAFFFWILTKFGFNSCIMPQKPYIVARLVIGVIIPLLCSYSTLPLYAIVTQMGSSFKKVIFDEHVQEGLVGWVEKVKKKEAMKAVNAHDSNIHVRSADGSSVIQLQMMGERERGTFRRSTALNGHDP
- the LOC131240295 gene encoding MLO-like protein 1 isoform X2, which codes for MVGDGKDDPTPLEHTPTWIVAVVCSLMVVISLALERFLHFLGKYLKKKNQKSLFEALQKVKDELMIMGFISLLLTVFQDPVSRICISKSLTVHMLPCKKEKQPDLSNSGRHLLAEESKGDHCTKKGMVPFLSYKALHKLHIFIFILAIVHVVFCLLTMILASAKIRQWKRWEDEIAKEDHDTNRPLVSNITQVHQHVFIRQHFLGTGKYSAILSWMHCFIKQFYASVNKTDYITLRLGFIMMHCRGNPKFNFHKYMIRALEADFKKVVGISSFLWIFVVIFLLLNIDGWHTYFWIAFIPLILLLAVGTKMEHVMTQLANEVAEKHIAVEGELVVRPSDENFWFNRPKIVLSLIHFILFQNAFEIAFFFWILMGSSFKKVIFDEHVQEGLVGWVEKVKKKEAMKAVNAHDSNIHVRSADGSSVIQLQMMGERERGTFRRSTALNGHDP